In Amycolatopsis jiangsuensis, the following proteins share a genomic window:
- a CDS encoding dihydroxyacetone kinase subunit DhaK — translation MHATADALEGLAAGRGLAVDRDARIVLRADGPVPGKVGLVSGGGSGHEPLHSGFVGPGMLDAACVGELFTSPVPWQITEATRRVEAGAGVLYIVKNHTGDVLNFSMAAELAADAGIAVETVVVRDDAALAGDHPGAGRRGIAATVLVEKIAGAAAERGLPLSEVAALARRVADGSRSLGVALPEKSGTEIEFGIGIHGEPGRRRIPVGPAADLVAQLLDPILADLECRRGTEVITFVNGLGGTRLSGLCLIYDEVAAVLARAEVRAVRSLVGSYVTSRGQSGCSVTLSKVDPDVLELWDAPVLTQALRWGRWSG, via the coding sequence ATGCACGCGACCGCGGACGCGTTGGAGGGTCTTGCGGCGGGCCGGGGTCTCGCGGTCGACCGCGACGCCCGGATCGTCCTGCGGGCGGACGGCCCGGTACCGGGCAAGGTCGGGCTGGTTTCCGGTGGCGGCTCGGGACACGAGCCGTTGCACAGCGGTTTCGTGGGGCCCGGGATGCTCGACGCCGCATGCGTCGGCGAGCTGTTCACCTCGCCGGTGCCCTGGCAGATCACCGAGGCCACCCGGCGCGTGGAGGCCGGCGCCGGCGTCCTGTACATCGTGAAGAACCACACCGGCGACGTCCTGAACTTCTCGATGGCCGCGGAGCTCGCGGCGGACGCCGGGATCGCGGTGGAAACGGTGGTGGTGCGCGACGACGCCGCCCTGGCCGGCGATCATCCCGGCGCTGGTCGCCGCGGGATCGCCGCGACGGTCCTGGTCGAGAAGATCGCCGGTGCCGCGGCCGAACGGGGACTTCCGCTTTCCGAGGTCGCGGCGCTGGCCCGCCGGGTCGCCGACGGCAGCCGCAGCTTGGGAGTCGCGTTGCCGGAAAAGTCCGGCACGGAGATCGAATTCGGGATCGGCATCCACGGCGAACCGGGACGCCGCCGCATTCCCGTGGGGCCGGCGGCGGACCTCGTCGCGCAGCTGCTCGACCCGATTCTCGCCGACCTGGAGTGCCGTCGCGGCACCGAGGTGATCACCTTCGTGAACGGGCTCGGTGGCACGCGGTTGTCCGGGCTCTGCTTGATCTACGACGAGGTCGCCGCGGTGCTGGCGCGGGCAGAGGTGCGGGCGGTCCGGTCGCTGGTGGGCTCCTACGTGACGAGCCGCGGCCAGTCAGGATGCTCGGTCACGCTGTCGAAAGTGGATCCCGACGTCCTCGAGCTGTGGGACGCTCCGGTGCTGACCCAGGCGCTGCGGTGGGGCCGGTGGTCCGGGTGA
- a CDS encoding serine hydrolase domain-containing protein, which yields MSVRAGFEAVRDAFADVLAGSSGGASFCVYRRGEPLVRLHGNWAEDTRVVLFSGTKGIVATVVAMLTARGLLDPDEPVSRYWPEFAAAGKQDVPVSQVLAHTVGLPYVEPDLPMLDNAANAAALAGQSPLWTPGSRVAYHALTYGYLLTELVRRATGEPLGTLVRTMLAEPHGLDLRLGTPPEVPVATLRRAPGYRISTFLQDPGRRRVVERMYRGLLDSGDTMNSPEYRGAALAAGGGVGTADAMARLYDLLLSGELVPGQVLGRATRTWSEGIDAINDRPLRFGLGFELADPIGTYGPAGTAFGHSGAGGGRHGAWPEHGIAFSFTTNELQAEDVDTRASSLLAALHSCL from the coding sequence GTGAGTGTGCGGGCCGGCTTCGAGGCCGTGCGCGACGCGTTCGCCGACGTGCTCGCCGGGTCCTCCGGCGGCGCCTCGTTCTGCGTGTACCGGCGTGGCGAACCGCTGGTGCGGCTGCACGGCAACTGGGCCGAGGACACCCGCGTGGTGTTGTTCAGCGGCACCAAGGGGATCGTCGCGACCGTCGTCGCGATGCTCACCGCGCGGGGGCTGCTCGATCCGGACGAACCGGTGTCGCGGTACTGGCCGGAGTTCGCCGCGGCGGGCAAACAGGACGTGCCGGTCTCCCAGGTCCTCGCGCACACCGTCGGGCTGCCTTACGTGGAGCCGGATCTGCCGATGCTGGACAACGCCGCCAACGCGGCCGCGCTCGCCGGGCAGAGTCCGCTGTGGACACCCGGCAGCCGCGTCGCCTACCACGCACTCACCTACGGCTACCTCCTGACCGAGCTCGTCCGGCGGGCCACCGGCGAACCCCTTGGCACCCTCGTGCGCACGATGCTCGCCGAGCCCCACGGTCTGGACCTGCGCCTCGGCACGCCGCCGGAGGTCCCGGTCGCGACGCTGCGGCGCGCGCCCGGGTACCGGATCAGCACGTTCCTCCAGGACCCGGGGCGACGCCGGGTGGTCGAGCGGATGTATCGCGGCCTGCTCGATTCGGGCGACACCATGAACTCACCCGAGTACCGCGGCGCGGCGCTGGCCGCAGGTGGTGGCGTGGGCACCGCCGACGCGATGGCCCGGCTGTACGACCTGCTGCTGTCCGGCGAGCTGGTCCCGGGGCAGGTACTGGGCCGGGCGACGCGCACCTGGTCCGAGGGCATCGACGCGATCAACGACCGCCCGCTGCGGTTCGGGCTCGGCTTCGAACTGGCCGACCCGATCGGCACCTACGGCCCGGCCGGCACCGCCTTCGGCCACTCCGGCGCGGGAGGCGGACGGCACGGCGCCTGGCCGGAGCACGGGATCGCGTTCTCGTTCACCACGAACGAACTCCAGGCCGAGGACGTCGACACCCGGGCGAGCAGCCTGCTGGCCGCACTGCACAGCTGTCTCTGA
- the dhaL gene encoding dihydroxyacetone kinase subunit DhaL, with protein sequence MNELPDTAAFARWIGTFAASLTEHEAHLNALDAAIGDADHGVNLRRGALVLATLVRHHDFSRPEQLLRAVGSTIVDHVGGASGPLYGSFFVRMAAALATTTGAVPLVGAMRAGVAGVAELGGAEPGDKTLYDALAPAVDALESALSAGQSPARALARAAAAAEAGRDATIAMIAKKGRASYLGERSAGHQDPGATSAALLIAAARTLIPSTLQGVALSGPRFVNDPRSFVADSLRGVVANAADLRWVPDPGYLVRETTPPAGRVALVSGGGSGHEPLHAGFVGEGMLTAAAPGLIFSSPNAVQIHAATAAAHAGAGVVHIVKNYTGDVLNFAIAAELAAAEGIAVETVVVDDDVASDRDGEGPGRRGTAATLVVEKICGAAAQRGDALADVAALGRRTAAAARSMAVALRAPILPGETRPSFDLAEGEAELGIGIHGERGTSRIPSATAGELVAALVDPIVRALGLSDGDDTIVVVNGLGATHDLELSLVFAEVADRLAGAGVRIRRSLVGTFVTALDMSGVSVTLVRVDDEMLDLFDAPTAAPAWPNVPPVEFSGIGDRRPPEITLRVPAAGSADDPVLPPPGDDDLSHHETVAWLQSFADRVIASEPQLTDLDRSAGDGDFGATQLAALTGLGDLAARGYRSLSPLFQLISESYLVRAGGTSGALFGMFFRAFARATAQAGSDGIPLTVLAAASAEGLRIVRELGGASAGDRTMIDALEPAVTALEQASREGASLPAALAAAAGAADSGVRATAEMTARRGRASYLGDSARGVVDPGAVVVHWFFDTATAVIRDSRAHRTGVRWPE encoded by the coding sequence GTGAACGAGCTGCCGGACACCGCCGCGTTCGCCCGCTGGATCGGGACCTTCGCGGCGTCGCTCACCGAACACGAAGCACACCTCAACGCCCTCGACGCAGCCATCGGCGACGCCGACCACGGCGTCAACCTGCGACGCGGAGCACTCGTCCTCGCCACGCTGGTGCGGCACCACGACTTTTCCCGGCCCGAGCAGCTGCTTCGCGCCGTCGGTTCGACGATCGTGGACCACGTCGGCGGAGCCAGCGGCCCGCTGTACGGCAGCTTTTTCGTTCGTATGGCAGCAGCTTTGGCCACCACGACCGGCGCCGTCCCGCTCGTCGGCGCGATGCGGGCGGGAGTGGCCGGGGTGGCTGAGCTGGGCGGTGCCGAGCCTGGCGACAAGACCCTGTACGACGCACTCGCACCGGCCGTCGACGCACTCGAATCCGCGCTGTCGGCAGGACAGTCACCGGCCCGCGCGCTCGCCCGGGCGGCCGCCGCGGCCGAAGCCGGCCGCGACGCCACCATTGCCATGATCGCGAAGAAGGGCCGCGCCAGCTATCTCGGCGAACGCAGTGCCGGCCACCAGGACCCCGGCGCGACGTCGGCAGCCTTGCTGATCGCGGCGGCCCGCACGCTCATCCCTTCCACATTGCAAGGAGTTGCCTTGTCCGGCCCTCGTTTCGTCAACGACCCCCGGTCCTTCGTCGCCGACAGCCTGCGCGGCGTGGTCGCGAACGCCGCCGACCTGCGGTGGGTGCCCGACCCGGGGTACCTCGTCCGCGAAACCACTCCGCCCGCCGGCCGGGTCGCCCTCGTCTCCGGTGGCGGATCAGGGCACGAGCCGCTGCACGCCGGGTTCGTCGGCGAAGGCATGCTGACCGCGGCGGCGCCCGGCCTGATCTTCAGTTCGCCGAACGCGGTGCAGATCCACGCCGCCACGGCCGCCGCGCACGCGGGAGCCGGCGTCGTGCACATCGTGAAGAACTACACCGGTGACGTCCTGAACTTCGCCATCGCCGCCGAACTGGCAGCGGCCGAGGGCATCGCCGTGGAGACCGTGGTCGTCGACGACGACGTGGCCAGTGACCGGGACGGCGAGGGCCCCGGACGGCGGGGGACTGCGGCCACCCTCGTCGTGGAGAAGATCTGCGGCGCCGCCGCGCAGCGAGGTGACGCGCTCGCCGACGTCGCCGCGCTCGGGCGCCGCACCGCGGCGGCGGCGCGTTCGATGGCGGTCGCGCTCCGCGCGCCGATCCTGCCGGGGGAGACCCGGCCGTCCTTCGACCTGGCCGAGGGCGAGGCCGAGCTCGGGATCGGCATTCACGGGGAACGCGGGACGTCCCGGATTCCGTCGGCGACCGCCGGGGAACTCGTCGCCGCGCTGGTGGACCCGATAGTGCGGGCTCTCGGCCTGTCCGACGGCGACGACACGATCGTCGTGGTGAACGGCCTTGGCGCCACTCACGACCTCGAGCTTTCGCTGGTGTTCGCCGAGGTCGCCGACCGGCTGGCCGGTGCGGGTGTCCGGATCCGGCGATCGCTGGTCGGCACTTTCGTCACGGCGCTGGACATGTCGGGGGTGTCGGTCACCCTGGTGCGCGTGGACGACGAGATGCTGGACCTGTTCGACGCGCCGACGGCCGCTCCCGCGTGGCCGAACGTGCCGCCTGTCGAGTTCTCCGGCATAGGCGACCGGCGTCCCCCGGAGATCACCCTGCGGGTTCCGGCCGCCGGGTCAGCCGACGATCCGGTGCTGCCGCCGCCCGGCGACGACGACCTGAGCCACCACGAGACCGTCGCGTGGCTGCAGTCGTTCGCCGACCGCGTCATCGCGTCCGAACCGCAGCTGACCGATCTCGACCGCAGTGCCGGGGACGGCGACTTCGGCGCCACCCAGCTGGCCGCGCTCACCGGTCTCGGCGACCTCGCGGCCCGGGGTTACCGTTCCCTCTCCCCGCTGTTCCAGCTGATCTCCGAGTCGTACCTCGTCCGGGCCGGCGGGACGTCCGGAGCGCTGTTCGGCATGTTCTTTCGGGCCTTCGCCCGGGCGACGGCACAGGCGGGTTCGGACGGGATCCCGCTGACAGTCCTCGCCGCCGCCTCCGCGGAAGGGTTGCGGATCGTGCGGGAACTCGGCGGCGCGAGTGCCGGGGACCGCACCATGATCGACGCACTCGAACCGGCCGTCACCGCACTGGAGCAAGCGTCGCGGGAAGGTGCCTCGCTTCCGGCCGCTCTCGCCGCGGCCGCCGGCGCCGCCGACAGCGGCGTTCGGGCCACCGCGGAGATGACCGCCCGTCGCGGCCGAGCCAGCTACCTCGGCGACAGCGCCCGCGGCGTCGTCGACCCCGGCGCAGTGGTGGTGCACTGGTTCTTCGACACCGCCACCGCGGTCATCCGCGACAGCCGGGCCCACCGCACGGGAGTGCGGTGGCCGGAGTAG
- a CDS encoding SDR family oxidoreductase → MPQRILVTGGTGQLGRVLVDQLVAAGQRVRVLSRRGRTGGGAEWTTGDLRTGRGLDVAVAGADVIVHCATDFRREAEVMRRLVEAARWGRQAPHVVYVSIAGVDRVPLGYYRAKLAAEEVLAGSGLPYTILRATQFHALVRSLLAAAARLPVVPVPRWRFQPVDVRDVAARLAELAAGPPRGRVADLGGPEVRSAADLVRALLAASGRDKRVVRVWWPGRLYRSYAEGGNLAPGHADGVVTFERYLAERGNVAAMRYR, encoded by the coding sequence GTGCCGCAGCGGATCCTGGTGACCGGCGGAACCGGCCAGCTCGGCCGGGTGCTCGTGGACCAGCTGGTGGCGGCCGGGCAGCGAGTGCGGGTGCTGAGCCGCCGCGGACGCACCGGCGGCGGCGCCGAGTGGACGACCGGGGACCTGCGGACCGGACGCGGCCTGGACGTCGCGGTCGCCGGGGCGGACGTGATCGTGCACTGTGCCACGGATTTCCGCCGCGAGGCCGAGGTGATGCGGCGGCTGGTGGAGGCCGCGCGCTGGGGCCGGCAGGCACCGCATGTGGTGTATGTGTCGATCGCCGGGGTGGACCGGGTCCCGCTCGGCTACTACCGGGCGAAGCTGGCTGCCGAGGAGGTACTGGCCGGTTCCGGGCTGCCGTACACGATCCTGCGTGCGACGCAGTTCCACGCGCTGGTGCGGTCGTTGCTGGCCGCCGCGGCGCGGTTGCCGGTGGTGCCGGTGCCGCGGTGGCGGTTCCAGCCGGTCGACGTGCGTGACGTCGCGGCGCGGCTGGCGGAGCTGGCGGCCGGTCCGCCGCGGGGCCGGGTGGCCGACCTCGGCGGACCCGAAGTGCGATCGGCGGCGGACCTGGTGCGGGCGCTGCTCGCCGCGTCCGGGCGGGACAAGCGGGTGGTGCGGGTGTGGTGGCCCGGACGGCTCTATCGCTCCTACGCCGAGGGCGGGAACCTGGCGCCCGGGCACGCCGACGGGGTGGTCACGTTCGAGCGGTACCTCGCCGAACGCGGGAACGTGGCGGCGATGCGGTACCGCTGA
- a CDS encoding DUF6186 family protein: MTSRLVTEIGFGTIVVAAISLWVASHVAPKKVPPLTRVLSALMRKRSTRVALVLAWWWVGWHFFVQS, from the coding sequence GTGACCAGCAGGCTCGTCACCGAAATCGGGTTCGGCACGATCGTGGTCGCGGCGATCTCCCTGTGGGTGGCCAGCCACGTGGCGCCGAAGAAGGTGCCACCGCTGACGCGAGTGCTCTCCGCGCTGATGCGGAAACGGTCCACCCGCGTCGCGCTGGTCCTCGCGTGGTGGTGGGTCGGCTGGCACTTCTTCGTGCAGAGCTGA
- the nikE gene encoding nickel ABC transporter ATP-binding protein NikE yields MTDPVLEVTGLAVRTTAGVPVLRDVSYAIEPGEVLALVGESGSGKTTAGLAALGHFRRGLVSAGGTVTLRPREGEPVDLLALDGAARRRLRGSAVSYIPQDPALSLNPALRIGLQIEEVLHTHGYPGPVDERVSEVLAEVGLPADEQYRRRYPHQLSGGQQQRVGIAMAFACRPSVVVLDEPTTGLDVMTQALVLETVRGLTAEHGVAALYITHDLAVVAQLADRVAVMYRGDLVECGPADQVLRRPEHAYTKRLLSAVPDLSAKPAAAPPPDDAVLAARDIRMAYGRHEVLRGVDLAVTRGECVLLLGESGSGKTTLSQCIAGLNRGFTGTVALEGTPLASATRQRSIDERRRIQYVFQSPFSSLNPRKTIAQSIEVPLVHLTALSRAQRRARVAEMLDRVRLRPGLANRLPDQLSGGERQRAAIARALVTTPDVLVCDEVTSALDVSVQASIVDLLGELRRELGMAMVFVTHNIALAPEVADRIAVLRGGEIVEEGTVETVLTAPAHSYTRELLDTTPRL; encoded by the coding sequence GTGACCGATCCCGTGCTCGAGGTGACCGGGCTGGCCGTGCGCACCACTGCGGGCGTTCCGGTGCTGCGAGACGTCTCGTACGCCATCGAACCCGGCGAAGTGCTCGCGCTCGTCGGGGAATCCGGCTCCGGAAAGACCACCGCTGGACTGGCCGCGCTCGGCCATTTCCGGCGCGGACTGGTCTCCGCCGGCGGAACCGTCACGCTGCGGCCGCGCGAGGGCGAACCGGTGGACCTGCTTGCCCTCGACGGCGCGGCACGGCGCCGGCTGCGGGGCAGCGCCGTCTCCTACATCCCGCAGGACCCGGCGCTGTCGCTGAACCCCGCGTTGCGGATCGGCCTGCAGATCGAGGAGGTCCTGCACACGCACGGCTATCCGGGTCCGGTGGACGAACGGGTGAGCGAGGTACTGGCCGAGGTCGGGCTGCCCGCCGACGAGCAGTACCGGCGCCGGTACCCGCACCAGCTTTCCGGCGGCCAGCAGCAGCGGGTCGGCATCGCGATGGCGTTCGCCTGCCGGCCGAGCGTGGTCGTGCTCGACGAGCCGACGACCGGGCTGGACGTGATGACCCAGGCGCTGGTGCTGGAGACAGTGCGCGGCCTGACCGCCGAGCACGGCGTCGCGGCGCTGTACATCACGCACGACCTCGCCGTGGTCGCGCAGCTCGCGGACCGGGTGGCCGTGATGTACCGGGGCGATCTGGTCGAGTGCGGACCGGCGGATCAGGTCCTCCGCCGCCCGGAACACGCCTATACGAAACGGCTGCTGTCGGCGGTGCCGGATCTTTCCGCGAAGCCGGCCGCCGCTCCCCCACCCGACGACGCTGTGCTGGCCGCCCGCGACATCCGCATGGCCTACGGCCGTCATGAGGTGCTGCGTGGAGTCGATCTCGCGGTCACGCGTGGCGAATGTGTGCTGTTGCTCGGGGAATCGGGCTCGGGCAAGACCACGCTGTCGCAGTGCATCGCGGGTCTGAACCGTGGTTTCACCGGCACCGTGGCGCTGGAGGGCACGCCACTCGCGTCGGCGACCCGGCAGCGCAGCATCGACGAACGGCGGCGCATCCAGTACGTGTTCCAGAGCCCGTTCTCGTCGCTCAATCCCCGCAAGACGATCGCGCAGTCCATCGAGGTCCCGCTGGTCCACCTCACTGCACTGTCGCGGGCACAACGGCGTGCTCGCGTCGCGGAGATGCTCGACCGGGTCCGGTTGCGGCCGGGCCTGGCGAACCGGCTGCCCGACCAGCTCAGCGGCGGGGAACGCCAGCGCGCGGCGATCGCCCGCGCGCTGGTGACCACTCCGGACGTCCTGGTCTGCGACGAGGTGACCTCGGCGCTGGACGTGTCGGTGCAGGCCTCCATCGTGGACCTGCTCGGCGAGCTGCGCCGGGAGCTGGGGATGGCCATGGTGTTCGTGACCCACAACATCGCGCTCGCCCCGGAGGTCGCGGACCGGATCGCGGTCCTGCGCGGTGGCGAGATCGTGGAGGAAGGAACGGTGGAGACCGTGCTCACCGCACCCGCGCACAGCTACACGCGTGAGCTGCTCGACACCACCCCGCGCCTGTGA
- a CDS encoding IclR family transcriptional regulator, translated as MIQSVDRALRILNALQSARRLSLRELAGRLELAPSTAHGIVRTLVTHGMVVQERDSQQYRLGPATLRLGNTYLGTLELRARASGWAEDLAERTGFAVRTAVRLLDDVLVVHHARRPDGSLQMDEVGIVIPAHACALGKVLLAFGSDDREPARLHSMTGHTLTDATALRSQLETVRRGALAEEVEEAVIGECGVATPVFDATGDAVGALGLVVPSTEWPLEPATADALRTAARAVCRELGGPAQAIPG; from the coding sequence GTGATCCAGTCGGTGGATCGTGCGCTGCGGATCCTGAACGCACTGCAGAGCGCACGCAGGCTGAGTCTCCGCGAGCTGGCCGGCCGGCTCGAGCTGGCGCCGTCGACCGCGCACGGCATCGTGCGCACCCTGGTGACGCACGGCATGGTGGTGCAGGAACGCGATTCCCAGCAGTACCGGCTGGGCCCGGCCACCCTGCGGCTGGGCAATACCTACCTGGGCACCCTCGAGCTGCGCGCGCGGGCCTCCGGCTGGGCCGAAGACCTCGCCGAGCGGACCGGCTTCGCGGTCCGCACCGCGGTCCGGCTCCTCGACGACGTTCTCGTCGTGCACCACGCGCGACGGCCCGACGGCAGCCTGCAGATGGACGAGGTCGGGATCGTCATCCCGGCGCACGCCTGCGCTCTGGGCAAGGTGCTGCTCGCCTTCGGCTCCGACGACCGGGAACCGGCGCGGCTGCACAGCATGACCGGACACACCCTGACCGACGCGACCGCGCTGCGGAGCCAGCTGGAAACCGTCCGCCGGGGCGCACTCGCCGAGGAGGTCGAGGAGGCGGTGATCGGCGAGTGCGGCGTCGCGACACCGGTCTTCGACGCGACCGGCGACGCTGTCGGTGCGCTGGGCCTCGTCGTCCCGAGCACGGAGTGGCCGCTGGAACCGGCCACCGCGGACGCGTTGCGTACCGCCGCTCGCGCGGTGTGCCGGGAACTCGGCGGGCCCGCGCAGGCAATCCCGGGCTGA
- a CDS encoding cobalamin-binding protein, whose translation MRIVSLLPAATDLVATLGQLGNLVGRTHECDWPPEISAVPVVTTAEIDPGSSSSREISDAVGGSAHRGSSLYSVDVEQLAELAPDLVLTQDLCAVCAVSYTRVADAVRMMDAGPRVLSLEPRTLAEVLGCVATLGDALGVPEVAAERDAGLRQRLADVRAGVAGRARPRVVALEWLDPLWPAGHWVPEQITTAGGAPLLAQPGEHTEPMPWDAVLDARPDVLLVLPCGFSPDRTADELDVLTTRPGWAQLPAVRAGQVWLLDGPSYFNRPGPRVVRGAEILASILHDVPADPPVTGAEARQVR comes from the coding sequence ATGCGGATCGTGTCACTGCTGCCTGCCGCCACCGACCTGGTCGCCACGCTCGGGCAGCTCGGCAACCTCGTGGGGCGCACCCACGAGTGCGACTGGCCACCGGAGATCAGCGCGGTGCCGGTGGTGACCACCGCGGAGATCGACCCGGGCTCCTCGTCCAGCCGGGAGATCTCCGACGCCGTCGGCGGCTCCGCGCACCGTGGTTCGTCGCTGTATTCGGTCGATGTCGAGCAGCTGGCCGAGCTCGCCCCGGACCTGGTGCTCACCCAGGACCTGTGTGCGGTGTGCGCTGTCTCCTACACCCGGGTCGCCGATGCCGTGCGGATGATGGACGCCGGACCACGCGTGCTCAGCCTCGAGCCGCGGACCCTCGCCGAAGTCCTCGGCTGCGTCGCGACCCTCGGCGACGCACTCGGCGTGCCCGAAGTCGCCGCCGAACGCGACGCCGGACTGCGGCAGCGGCTCGCCGACGTACGAGCCGGGGTCGCCGGCCGAGCGCGCCCGCGGGTCGTGGCGCTGGAATGGCTCGACCCGCTCTGGCCGGCCGGGCACTGGGTGCCCGAGCAGATCACCACCGCCGGCGGTGCTCCCCTGCTCGCCCAGCCCGGCGAGCACACCGAGCCGATGCCGTGGGACGCCGTCCTGGACGCCCGTCCGGACGTGCTGCTCGTCCTGCCGTGCGGGTTCAGCCCGGACCGCACCGCGGACGAGCTCGACGTGCTCACCACTCGGCCCGGCTGGGCGCAGCTGCCCGCGGTACGGGCCGGGCAGGTCTGGCTGCTGGACGGACCGTCCTACTTCAACCGGCCCGGCCCCCGCGTGGTGCGGGGCGCCGAGATCCTCGCCTCGATCCTCCACGACGTACCGGCCGATCCCCCGGTGACCGGCGCCGAGGCCCGGCAGGTGAGGTAG